The following coding sequences are from one Lolium rigidum isolate FL_2022 chromosome 6, APGP_CSIRO_Lrig_0.1, whole genome shotgun sequence window:
- the LOC124659040 gene encoding GDSL esterase/lipase At5g45920-like has product MRPRLVLFGDSITEQSFATGGWGAALADHFARQADVVLRGFDGYNTRWALKVLDRAMEGAAAGGADPAALTVFFGANDANLPDRSQGHQHVPLAEYQDNLRAICAHFKNMWPSAAIILITPPPIYEPARIRHKYGDNDPSRQPERTNEAAGTYAQACIAVAKELDYPVIDIWTQMQKFPDWQTSALCDGLHFTPFGNKILFDEVLKTLGSIGFSQQSLRSDLPLYHQIDPKDPLKAFEI; this is encoded by the exons ATGCGGCCGCGGCTGGTGCTCTTCGGCGACTCCATCACCGAGCAGTCCTTCGCCACCGGCGGCTGGGGCGCCGCCCTCGCCGACCACTTCGCCCGCCAG GCGGACGTGGTGCTGCGCGGGTTCGACGGGTACAACACGCGGTGGGCGCTGAAGGTGCTGGATAGAGCCATGGAGGGTGCGGCCGCCGGGGGCGCGGACCCGGCGGCCCTCACGGTGTTCTTCGGCGCCAACGACGCCAACCTGCCCGATCGGTCGCAGGGGCACCAGCACGTGCCGCTGGCGGAGTACCAGGACAACCTCCGCGCGATCTGCGCCCACTTCAAG AATATGTGGCCCTCTGCTGCTATCATACTCATCACCCCTCCACCAATCTACGAGCCCGCGAGGATCCG ACACAAATATGGAGATAATGATCCTTCAAGACAGCCTGAAAGAACAAATGAAGCTGCTGGCACTTATGCACAGGCATGCATAGCTGTTGCCAAAGAATTGGATTACCCAGTTATAGACATCTGGACACAGATGCAGAAATTTCCTGATTGGCAGACATCTGCACTATG TGACGGACTTCATTTCACCCCGTTTGGAAACAAGATTCTGTTCGACGAGGTGCTCAAGACGCTGGGAAGCATTGGCTTCAGCCAGCAGAGTCTCCGGTCGGACCTCCCTCTCTACCATCAAATCGACCCCAAGGACCCATTGAAAgcatttgaaatttga